The following is a genomic window from Actinomadura sp. WMMB 499.
GAGATGCCGGCCGGGCGCGGGCGCCGCGTCCGGCGAGCGGAGGGAGTTGCGGACATGCTGCGGGGAATGGCGAACGTGAGCCTGTGGGCCGATGACCTGGAGGCGGCGCGCCGCTGGTACGCCGAGCTGCTGGGCGCGGAGCCCTACTTCACCAAGGCGGGACCGGACGGCGAGGCCGGGTACTACGAGTTCCGGATCGGCGACCGGCGGGACGAGCTGGGGCTGATCGACGCGCGGTTCGCCCCGCCGGGGCACGCGCCGGGGCCGGGCGGGGTGATCCTGAGCTGGCACGTGGACGACCTGGAGGGGACGCTGGCGCGGCTGCTGGAGCTGGGCGCGACCCTGCACGAGGGGATCACGCCGCGCGGTGAGGGGTTCGTCACCGCGTCGGTCGTCGATCCGTTCGGCAACGTCCTGGGCATCATGACGAACCCGCATTACCTGGAGATGCTGGCCGCCGGGCGGTGACCCGGCGCGTGTTCCCGGCGGGGGCGTCCCGGCCGGCGCGGTGGGTGGCCCGCACCGGCCGGGACGCGCGGTTCGCGCCGGTCAGCCGCGCGGCCGGGCCGCGACGTAGTCGCGCAGGTGGCGGGCGGTGAGGGTGCCCGCCCCGGCGACCAGGTCGGCGGGGGTGCCGGTGTAGACGACGCGGCCGCCGTCGTGCCCGGCGCCGGGCCCGAGGTCGATGATCCAGTCGGCGTGCGCCATGACGGCCTGGTGGTGCTCGATGACCACGACGGTGTTGCCGGCGTCGACGAGGCGGTCCAGCAGGCCCAGCAGCTGGTCGACGTCGGCCAGGTGCAGGCCGGTGGTGGGTTCGTCCAGGACGTAGACGGCGGCCTTCTCGGCCAT
Proteins encoded in this region:
- a CDS encoding VOC family protein; this encodes MLRGMANVSLWADDLEAARRWYAELLGAEPYFTKAGPDGEAGYYEFRIGDRRDELGLIDARFAPPGHAPGPGGVILSWHVDDLEGTLARLLELGATLHEGITPRGEGFVTASVVDPFGNVLGIMTNPHYLEMLAAGR